One window of Pseudomonas sp. FP198 genomic DNA carries:
- a CDS encoding non-ribosomal peptide synthetase encodes MTQQAFLEIAQRLASLPADKKKVFRQRLAEKGIDSWRLPIVPAVLGEGEHRPLAQAQRRFLSAEALSSRALYNLCSVLRFDGRLDGERLQQAMQQVVDRHQILRTRYTTDANGLLQPQCEPQQVRLPAVERLMLAASDQAQWCADEYARQLAEPFDLAQSMPWRWQAFSDAQEQSTWLFFTIHHVAYDAWSAQQLTLELAEAYRALASNQPAAQPELSIQYADYAAWEREWLDSDTCRQHIDFWRDQLADAPAPLALPLDRPRPAANQRRHSGAILARELSPQLTAAVEAAIRTQGVTLYIYGLTAFTCLLSRYSGETDLCLGTSAAQRDRPELVPLIGPLLNTLVIRQRLQGNPDFGSALLRTRDTVAAAFDHQQLPFENILESVERPRSSPLFQVMFVQVDLPESRTLALPGVAVEVLDPPQRHARFDLTLRMVRSADARLRCELEYSDELFDAATVEQMLDDLLAILHEGSVHPQRRLADLQLVSPPSELHGPALDTAPLPLDRQVLHWANQTPTAAALCSVGQTLDYATLGAASRSMAARLAGQGIGPGQVVALCMPRCAEQLLATLACWQRGATCLFLDPAQPPQRLAQLLQDSGASLWVTLAHAPEAGMGLAHLVMSDADWSADAHAGQGESLSQPHLPAYLIYTSGSTGQPKGVLVSHANLAHYASAVGQRLHARPGSRWATLATVAADLGLTSVFAALAAGDPLVLPPASLAFDPPGWADFLDQNPVDCLKIAPSHLRGLLALDDARRVLPREILILGGEGFDQALFAKVHELAPQLRIFNHYGPSETTVGVICGEITGADALEAGQYLPLGQPLSGCELRIVDGNDRTVPLGVAGELLIGGPQVAQGYLGQAGLTARAFGCTVQGQRFYRSGDRVRLDRSGRLVFLGRQDDQVKIRGFRVEPGEVSAWLNAQPQVREGAVLACEVKGRTQLVAYLTPGIGSSMTTEALAMLQAEAKRQLPEHMLPAYWLALETLPLTANGKLDRRALPEPATDEPAAEAAEPPSGATEQRLAQLWCQILGCAQVGRGDDFFALGGDSILSLQLIGLAAREGLRLQPRDVLQHPTLAAMALCIDCRAEPALLAVLTAFRELLGQPALGADADFFAMGGDSILSLQLIARLRQAELRLMPRQLLENPTPRQLAKALTPVVAPVVAAVEPSDVAKQPQPLSHAQQRVWFMQQLDPAETAYNVTQLLALRGDLDVPRLQRACQALVARHDALRCRFFEEQGQVWQRLDDTPGAIFNVHDVGGLTGAEQNAAIASAAKRVFDLTQGPLLAVDVFCVAPADYRLLFNVHHIAVDGWSMGLLVEDLTSLYQDRTLPSTNALLPLINAQRQQLEGDHGKTLLAYWRQRLEGLGNEPLELPGQPARPAVQAYAGARDEFALPGTLSAAVEARARALGVTPFVVYFAAYQLLLWRHGGRSDFAVGVPVAGRESAESQALVGLFVNTLAHRVQIDARQSLQSFVQALNGRLSEDLAHQALPFEQLLDVLSIERSLDRTPVFQTMFNYQVDHQQSRSLNLPGVSAQALALPGGVVSAKFDLTFNLFTQGRGAEASTGLIVEYATALLQPGTTRRLVEDYQGLLASLAGVDLETCLLEIPLRSVATLATAGEPLQLPGEADFVTRFEAQAAAHPERIAVYCADRQISYGTLDAQANRLARWLLGQGVGGESMVAFCLPRDERLLVCMLGIQKAGAAYLPLDPGHPPARQAQILNRAQPHLLLCDSPSADLPAPLRVCPWADLPLGQFAAQAPEVAANLGQLAYTLYTSGSTGQPKGVQISRGNFANFLLAMEQALPLANVQRYLALTTVTFDICGLELCLPLVRGGAVVLADDEERQDPLLLARLIEEKNVDLIQATPATWAMLLQGDRQVLKGRVALAGGEAVSAELAHELKQCVAQLINVYGPTETTVWSTQAPIDALQLPVAPIGRPLLNTRCHVLDEHLCEVPPGCVGELYIAGDGLARGYAGQPGLTAERFIADPFGSNGGRLYRTGDLARWQPDGQLYYLGRTDDQIKLRGYRIELGEIEAVLLSHPQLLQAVVAVQGEHLAAFWVAEAENAPDEAAVRDYLQTRLPIYMLPTHLQALERLPLNTNGKVDRKQLPRLLAVVDSAPATERALSASEALLMQVWSSVLQVQHVPVDGHFFQMGGHSLMAAQVRGRLREQGFDVPLRWLFETPVLGQLAERIEGLAGQQDLASLTISPVDHEVEQPLSSAQQRVWLMQQLDLADSSFNMSSNVRLRGQLDIQALERSLQRLVSRHAILRTTYHQRDGEPRQRIHPQSMVALETLASTQAQWPIEARDRALRPFDLVCQAPLRVVLYRLGEEDHVLQMVMHHIASDGWSGAILVDELIEGYEAYSTGVLPSQEALPIQYVDYAVWQGSAAVRLRQREGLDFWRRTLAGIPAQVPLPFDFPRPEHDSGAGAAVDFQLSPAMVGRLKSFAHGSGTSPFMVLLTCYAAVLQRETQGRDLVIGTDVANRDHPATESLIGFFVNLLALRVRLQPELSFRELALQVREVCLQAFAWQDTPFEQVVECLELPRVANVHPLLQTLFVLDNTPRQQRQLGDLQVEPLAGEQHHSKFDMALFASEDFDAISLRWVYRTSLFRQATVERLRHAFESLLELALGAPDNPIDTLIPTVKGAAAMSTDNPLQRKMSKLGKMRQSGSAATREPIDARPLREAAKFPLLVSLRDRELAPAIWAEANRDKVESWLREHGGILFRGFDLPTPADFEAFCQALCPQLYGQYGDLPKKEGGKNIYKSTPYPKDRMILFHNESAHQHRWPRRQWFYCETPATSGGATPIVDSRQVYRELPAWLQANLRRKQLMYVRNFSASLDVSWQHFFQTEDRAEVERICRESNIEFQWRGANDLHTRQVCPAVILHPLTSEESFFNQIQLYHPAFLDADIREQFLRDGEAAMPRQVFYGDGSDLEPAAIDAINAAYDRCAVRFDWQQGDVVMLDNMLAAHARDPFEGERKIVVAMGEIYGRHQVMAAPAQPEEHCAELTP; translated from the coding sequence ATGACGCAACAAGCTTTCCTGGAGATTGCGCAGCGGCTGGCATCCTTGCCCGCGGACAAGAAAAAAGTCTTTCGCCAGCGCCTGGCCGAGAAGGGCATCGACAGCTGGCGCCTGCCGATCGTCCCCGCCGTGCTCGGCGAAGGCGAGCACAGACCGCTGGCGCAGGCGCAGCGGCGCTTCCTGTCGGCTGAAGCCTTGAGCAGCCGGGCCCTCTACAATCTGTGCTCGGTGCTGCGCTTCGACGGGCGCCTGGACGGCGAGCGTCTGCAGCAGGCGATGCAGCAAGTCGTCGATCGCCACCAGATCCTGCGTACTCGCTACACCACGGATGCCAACGGGCTATTGCAACCTCAGTGCGAGCCGCAACAGGTCCGCTTGCCAGCCGTCGAGCGGTTGATGTTGGCGGCGTCTGACCAGGCGCAATGGTGCGCCGACGAGTACGCCCGCCAACTTGCCGAACCATTTGACCTGGCTCAGTCGATGCCTTGGCGCTGGCAAGCGTTCAGTGACGCCCAGGAGCAATCCACCTGGCTGTTCTTCACCATCCATCACGTCGCCTATGACGCCTGGTCGGCCCAGCAACTCACCCTTGAACTGGCCGAGGCCTATCGGGCGCTCGCTTCGAATCAGCCTGCCGCACAACCCGAGTTGAGCATTCAATACGCCGATTACGCCGCGTGGGAACGCGAGTGGCTGGACAGCGACACTTGCCGGCAGCACATCGATTTCTGGCGCGACCAACTGGCGGACGCTCCGGCGCCCCTGGCGTTGCCACTGGACCGGCCGCGCCCTGCGGCCAACCAACGTCGCCACAGTGGCGCGATCCTGGCCCGGGAGCTCTCGCCGCAACTGACCGCGGCGGTGGAGGCGGCCATTCGCACCCAGGGGGTAACGCTGTATATCTACGGCCTGACGGCCTTTACCTGCCTGCTGTCGCGCTACAGCGGCGAGACCGATCTGTGCCTGGGCACGTCGGCGGCCCAACGTGACCGTCCGGAGCTGGTGCCGCTGATCGGCCCGTTGCTCAATACCCTGGTGATCCGCCAGCGTCTGCAGGGCAACCCGGACTTTGGCAGCGCCTTGCTGCGCACCCGCGATACGGTCGCGGCCGCGTTCGACCATCAGCAGTTGCCCTTCGAAAATATCCTCGAAAGCGTTGAGCGTCCGCGTTCGAGCCCGCTGTTCCAGGTCATGTTCGTTCAGGTTGATCTACCCGAAAGCCGCACCCTGGCCTTGCCCGGTGTGGCGGTCGAAGTGCTCGACCCGCCGCAACGGCATGCGCGTTTCGACTTGACGCTGCGCATGGTGCGTAGTGCTGACGCGCGGCTGCGCTGCGAGCTGGAGTACAGCGACGAATTGTTTGATGCGGCCACGGTCGAGCAGATGCTCGACGACTTGCTGGCGATTCTGCACGAGGGCTCGGTGCATCCGCAGCGACGCCTGGCGGATCTGCAACTGGTTTCGCCACCCAGCGAGTTGCACGGCCCCGCCCTGGATACGGCGCCGTTGCCGTTGGACCGGCAAGTGTTGCACTGGGCCAATCAGACGCCGACCGCTGCGGCGCTCTGCAGCGTTGGGCAGACCCTTGATTACGCCACGCTCGGCGCCGCCAGTCGGTCGATGGCCGCGCGGCTGGCCGGGCAGGGCATCGGGCCCGGGCAGGTGGTTGCGCTGTGCATGCCGCGCTGCGCTGAACAGCTGTTGGCGACCCTGGCTTGTTGGCAGCGTGGCGCGACCTGCCTGTTCCTCGACCCGGCGCAACCGCCGCAGCGCCTCGCGCAGTTACTGCAAGACAGCGGGGCGAGCCTGTGGGTGACGCTGGCACACGCGCCTGAAGCCGGCATGGGCCTCGCGCATCTGGTGATGAGCGACGCCGACTGGTCGGCCGATGCCCATGCCGGGCAGGGCGAAAGCCTCAGCCAGCCGCATTTGCCTGCCTACCTGATCTATACCTCGGGCTCGACCGGCCAACCCAAAGGCGTGCTGGTCAGCCATGCCAACCTGGCGCATTACGCGAGCGCGGTCGGCCAGCGCTTGCACGCCCGTCCCGGCAGCCGCTGGGCGACCCTGGCGACCGTCGCCGCGGACCTGGGACTGACCTCGGTATTCGCCGCGCTCGCCGCTGGCGACCCGCTGGTCTTGCCGCCGGCGTCGTTGGCTTTCGATCCACCCGGCTGGGCTGACTTTCTTGATCAGAATCCCGTCGATTGCCTGAAGATCGCGCCTTCGCATCTGCGCGGCTTGCTGGCATTGGACGATGCTCGCCGTGTGTTGCCCAGGGAGATATTGATCCTCGGCGGCGAGGGGTTCGATCAGGCGCTGTTCGCCAAGGTGCACGAACTGGCGCCGCAACTGCGTATCTTCAATCACTACGGGCCGTCGGAAACCACGGTTGGGGTGATCTGCGGGGAAATCACCGGGGCCGACGCACTCGAGGCGGGTCAGTACCTGCCGCTGGGCCAGCCTTTGTCTGGCTGCGAGTTGCGCATCGTCGATGGCAATGACAGAACCGTACCCCTCGGGGTTGCCGGTGAGCTGTTGATTGGCGGCCCCCAGGTTGCGCAGGGCTACCTCGGGCAGGCCGGGTTGACGGCGCGCGCGTTCGGTTGCACGGTCCAGGGGCAGCGATTCTATCGCAGCGGTGACCGGGTGCGCCTGGATCGCAGCGGGCGCCTGGTATTCCTCGGGCGCCAGGACGATCAGGTCAAGATCCGTGGTTTTCGTGTCGAACCGGGCGAGGTCAGTGCCTGGCTCAACGCCCAACCCCAGGTGCGCGAGGGGGCGGTGCTCGCCTGCGAAGTGAAAGGGCGCACGCAACTGGTGGCCTACCTCACCCCCGGGATCGGCTCTTCGATGACCACCGAAGCCCTGGCGATGCTGCAAGCCGAGGCCAAGCGCCAACTGCCGGAACACATGCTGCCGGCCTATTGGCTGGCCTTGGAGACACTGCCGCTGACCGCCAACGGCAAGCTCGACCGGCGCGCATTGCCCGAGCCTGCGACGGATGAGCCGGCCGCTGAAGCCGCCGAGCCACCGAGCGGTGCGACCGAACAGCGCCTGGCGCAACTGTGGTGCCAGATTCTCGGTTGCGCGCAAGTCGGGCGCGGGGATGATTTTTTCGCCCTCGGCGGCGACTCGATTCTCAGCCTGCAATTGATCGGCCTGGCTGCACGGGAAGGGCTCAGGCTGCAACCTCGCGATGTCTTGCAGCACCCGACATTGGCGGCCATGGCGCTGTGCATCGATTGCCGCGCCGAGCCCGCCTTGCTTGCGGTGCTGACGGCCTTTCGCGAGCTGCTCGGCCAACCCGCGCTGGGCGCGGATGCGGATTTTTTTGCCATGGGCGGCGATTCGATCCTCAGTCTGCAATTGATCGCGCGCTTGCGTCAGGCCGAGCTGCGCCTGATGCCTCGGCAATTGTTGGAGAACCCAACCCCTCGGCAGTTGGCCAAGGCGCTGACGCCGGTGGTGGCGCCGGTCGTCGCCGCGGTCGAGCCGAGTGACGTGGCGAAGCAACCACAGCCGCTGTCCCACGCCCAGCAACGGGTGTGGTTCATGCAGCAGCTCGATCCGGCTGAAACCGCCTACAACGTCACCCAGTTGCTGGCCTTGCGCGGCGATCTGGATGTGCCGCGTCTGCAGCGCGCCTGCCAGGCGCTGGTCGCCCGGCATGATGCGTTGCGCTGCCGCTTCTTCGAAGAGCAAGGGCAAGTCTGGCAACGCCTGGACGATACGCCCGGGGCGATCTTCAATGTCCATGACGTCGGTGGCCTGACCGGGGCGGAGCAGAATGCGGCCATCGCCAGCGCGGCCAAGCGGGTGTTCGACCTCACGCAGGGGCCCTTGCTGGCGGTCGATGTGTTTTGTGTCGCACCCGCTGACTACCGCTTGCTGTTCAATGTGCATCACATTGCCGTGGACGGCTGGTCCATGGGCCTGCTGGTCGAGGATCTGACGTCGCTCTATCAGGACCGGACGCTGCCTTCGACAAATGCTCTGCTGCCGTTGATCAACGCGCAGCGGCAACAGTTGGAAGGGGATCACGGCAAGACGCTATTGGCTTATTGGCGGCAACGCCTGGAAGGCTTGGGCAACGAGCCTCTGGAACTGCCCGGACAACCCGCTCGGCCGGCAGTGCAGGCATACGCCGGAGCGCGGGACGAGTTCGCTTTGCCCGGTACGCTGAGTGCTGCCGTGGAGGCGCGGGCAAGGGCGTTGGGCGTCACACCTTTCGTGGTGTATTTCGCTGCGTATCAATTGCTGCTCTGGCGCCATGGCGGACGCAGTGACTTCGCCGTCGGCGTTCCAGTGGCCGGACGCGAGTCGGCAGAGAGCCAGGCGCTGGTCGGCCTGTTCGTCAACACGCTGGCGCACCGGGTGCAGATCGATGCTCGCCAGAGCCTGCAATCGTTCGTCCAGGCCTTGAACGGCAGACTGAGCGAGGACCTGGCCCATCAGGCGCTGCCGTTCGAGCAATTGCTCGACGTGCTGAGTATCGAGCGCAGCCTGGATCGCACGCCGGTGTTCCAGACGATGTTCAACTACCAGGTCGACCATCAGCAGTCCCGCAGCCTGAACCTGCCCGGCGTCAGCGCACAGGCCCTGGCATTGCCGGGCGGGGTGGTGAGCGCCAAGTTCGACCTGACCTTCAACCTGTTCACCCAAGGGCGTGGTGCCGAGGCCAGTACCGGGTTGATCGTCGAATACGCGACCGCGCTGCTGCAACCGGGCACCACCCGGCGGCTGGTGGAGGACTATCAGGGATTGCTCGCCAGCCTGGCTGGTGTTGACCTTGAGACATGCTTGCTGGAAATCCCGCTGCGCTCCGTTGCGACCCTGGCGACTGCCGGTGAGCCGTTGCAATTGCCCGGCGAAGCGGATTTCGTGACGCGTTTCGAAGCGCAAGCCGCTGCGCATCCCGAGCGCATCGCGGTGTACTGCGCTGACCGGCAGATAAGCTACGGGACGCTGGATGCCCAGGCCAACCGCCTCGCTCGTTGGCTGCTGGGCCAAGGCGTGGGCGGCGAGTCGATGGTTGCCTTCTGCCTGCCTCGGGATGAGCGGTTGCTGGTGTGCATGCTGGGCATTCAGAAGGCCGGCGCGGCATACCTGCCGCTCGATCCCGGCCATCCGCCGGCTCGCCAGGCGCAAATCCTCAATCGGGCGCAGCCGCATCTGCTGCTCTGCGATTCGCCGAGCGCCGATCTGCCGGCGCCGTTGCGCGTGTGCCCATGGGCGGACCTGCCGCTGGGGCAATTTGCAGCCCAGGCGCCGGAAGTGGCGGCCAACCTTGGGCAACTGGCCTACACCCTCTATACCTCGGGCTCGACCGGCCAACCGAAGGGCGTGCAGATCAGTCGCGGCAACTTCGCCAACTTCCTGCTGGCCATGGAACAGGCGCTGCCCTTGGCAAATGTGCAGCGCTACCTGGCCTTGACCACGGTCACCTTCGACATCTGTGGCCTGGAGTTGTGCCTGCCGCTGGTGCGTGGCGGCGCGGTCGTCCTCGCCGACGATGAAGAGCGCCAGGATCCGCTGCTGCTTGCGCGCTTGATCGAGGAAAAGAATGTCGACCTGATCCAGGCCACACCGGCAACCTGGGCGATGTTGCTGCAAGGCGATCGCCAGGTGCTCAAGGGGCGCGTGGCCCTGGCCGGTGGCGAGGCAGTGTCGGCCGAATTGGCACACGAGCTGAAGCAGTGCGTGGCGCAACTGATCAACGTCTATGGCCCGACCGAGACCACGGTGTGGTCGACCCAGGCGCCGATCGATGCGCTGCAACTGCCCGTCGCGCCCATTGGCCGACCGCTGCTCAACACGCGCTGTCATGTTCTCGACGAACACCTGTGCGAAGTGCCGCCTGGCTGCGTGGGCGAACTCTATATCGCCGGCGACGGCCTGGCCCGCGGTTATGCCGGGCAGCCGGGGCTGACCGCCGAGCGCTTCATTGCCGACCCGTTCGGGAGTAACGGCGGGCGCTTGTATCGCACCGGCGATCTGGCGCGCTGGCAGCCCGACGGCCAGCTGTACTACCTCGGGCGTACCGATGACCAGATAAAGTTGCGCGGGTACCGCATCGAACTGGGAGAAATCGAGGCGGTTCTGCTCAGCCATCCCCAACTGCTGCAGGCGGTCGTGGCCGTGCAAGGCGAGCACCTGGCGGCGTTCTGGGTTGCGGAGGCTGAAAACGCACCTGACGAGGCGGCTGTGCGCGACTATCTGCAGACACGTTTGCCGATCTATATGTTGCCGACGCACCTGCAAGCGCTGGAGCGGCTGCCGCTCAACACCAACGGCAAGGTCGATCGCAAGCAGCTGCCGCGCCTGCTCGCGGTGGTCGACAGTGCACCCGCTACCGAGCGCGCATTGTCGGCGAGCGAGGCCTTGCTGATGCAGGTCTGGTCCTCGGTGTTGCAGGTGCAACACGTGCCGGTTGATGGCCATTTCTTCCAGATGGGCGGGCATTCGCTGATGGCCGCTCAGGTGCGTGGGCGCTTGCGTGAGCAGGGGTTTGACGTGCCATTGCGCTGGCTGTTCGAAACGCCGGTGCTGGGGCAACTGGCTGAGCGAATCGAAGGGCTTGCGGGGCAGCAGGACCTGGCTTCGCTGACGATCTCGCCGGTTGATCATGAGGTCGAGCAACCCTTGTCCTCGGCGCAACAGCGAGTCTGGTTGATGCAGCAGTTGGACCTTGCCGACAGCAGTTTCAACATGAGCAGTAATGTCCGTTTGCGCGGGCAACTCGATATCCAGGCCCTGGAGCGTTCATTGCAGCGGCTGGTAAGCCGCCATGCCATTCTGCGCACCACCTATCACCAGCGTGACGGCGAACCGCGCCAGCGCATCCACCCACAATCGATGGTGGCCCTGGAAACCCTCGCTTCGACGCAAGCGCAGTGGCCGATTGAAGCCCGGGACAGGGCACTGCGCCCCTTCGATCTGGTGTGCCAGGCTCCGCTGCGGGTGGTCCTGTATCGCCTCGGCGAAGAGGATCATGTGCTGCAGATGGTCATGCACCACATTGCCTCCGATGGCTGGTCCGGCGCCATCCTGGTCGATGAGCTGATCGAGGGCTACGAGGCCTACAGCACCGGCGTGCTACCGAGCCAGGAAGCGTTGCCGATCCAGTACGTCGACTACGCCGTATGGCAAGGGTCGGCCGCGGTCCGGTTGCGTCAGCGTGAAGGTCTGGATTTCTGGCGACGGACCCTGGCCGGCATTCCCGCGCAAGTGCCGCTGCCGTTCGATTTCCCGCGCCCGGAGCATGACAGTGGCGCCGGGGCCGCGGTGGATTTCCAGTTGTCGCCCGCCATGGTCGGTCGGCTCAAGAGCTTCGCCCACGGCAGTGGGACGTCGCCGTTCATGGTGCTGCTGACCTGTTATGCCGCCGTGCTGCAACGCGAGACGCAGGGTCGCGATCTGGTGATCGGTACGGACGTGGCGAACCGCGACCATCCGGCCACCGAATCGCTGATCGGCTTCTTCGTCAACCTGCTGGCCTTGCGTGTCCGCCTGCAACCGGAGTTGAGTTTCCGTGAGCTGGCGCTCCAGGTGCGTGAGGTCTGCCTGCAAGCGTTCGCCTGGCAGGACACGCCGTTCGAACAGGTCGTGGAGTGCCTCGAGCTGCCGCGCGTCGCCAATGTCCACCCGCTGTTGCAGACCTTGTTCGTGCTCGACAACACCCCACGCCAGCAGCGTCAGCTGGGCGATCTTCAGGTCGAGCCGCTGGCCGGCGAGCAACACCATTCGAAGTTCGACATGGCTCTGTTCGCCAGTGAAGACTTTGATGCCATCAGCCTGCGCTGGGTGTACCGCACCAGCCTGTTCCGCCAGGCCACCGTCGAGCGCTTGCGCCATGCCTTCGAGTCACTGCTGGAGCTGGCCCTCGGCGCGCCGGACAATCCCATCGATACCTTGATTCCGACTGTAAAGGGAGCCGCTGCAATGTCCACGGACAACCCGCTGCAACGCAAAATGAGCAAATTGGGCAAGATGCGCCAGAGCGGATCGGCGGCGACCCGTGAGCCCATCGACGCCCGGCCGCTACGAGAGGCGGCGAAATTTCCGCTACTGGTCTCGCTGCGTGACCGCGAGCTGGCCCCGGCTATCTGGGCCGAAGCCAACCGCGACAAGGTCGAGAGCTGGCTGCGCGAGCATGGCGGTATCCTGTTCCGTGGGTTCGACCTGCCGACACCGGCGGATTTCGAGGCGTTCTGCCAGGCGCTGTGCCCGCAGTTGTATGGACAGTACGGCGACCTGCCGAAGAAGGAGGGTGGCAAGAACATCTACAAGTCCACGCCATACCCCAAGGACCGGATGATCCTGTTCCATAACGAGAGTGCGCATCAGCACCGTTGGCCGCGCCGCCAGTGGTTCTACTGCGAGACGCCGGCGACCTCCGGTGGCGCGACGCCGATTGTCGACAGCCGCCAGGTCTACCGCGAACTGCCGGCCTGGTTGCAGGCAAACCTGCGGCGCAAACAGCTGATGTACGTGCGCAATTTCAGCGCCAGCCTGGACGTCAGCTGGCAGCATTTCTTCCAGACCGAGGATCGGGCCGAGGTCGAGCGGATCTGCCGTGAGAGCAACATCGAATTCCAATGGCGCGGCGCCAATGACCTGCACACCCGCCAGGTTTGCCCGGCGGTGATCCTGCATCCCTTGACGAGCGAAGAGAGCTTCTTCAACCAGATCCAGCTGTACCACCCGGCGTTTCTCGATGCCGATATCCGCGAGCAGTTCCTGCGTGATGGCGAGGCAGCCATGCCCAGGCAGGTGTTCTACGGTGACGGCTCGGACCTCGAACCGGCCGCCATCGATGCCATCAATGCCGCCTATGACCGCTGCGCCGTGCGTTTCGATTGGCAACAGGGCGATGTGGTCATGCTCGATAACATGCTGGCGGCGCATGCCCGGGATCCCTTCGAGGGCGAGCGCAAGATTGTCGTGGCCATGGGCGAGATCTATGGTCGTCACCAGGTAATGGCTGCCCCTGCGCAGCCCGAAGAGCATTGCGCAGAGTTGACCCCATGA